The window GCCTCGCGTTCGACCCGCGCGACAGTTCACGGCTGTGGGTCAGTCACACGCAGATGGCCCTTACCGGCGCGGACGACTTTGCCGGCAAGCTGAGCGTCCTGAGCAGTCGGGACTTCAGGTCGTACGAGGACCGCGTCGTCGGCCTGCCGCGGGCGTACAAGGACCACGCGAACTTCGACATCGCGTTTGACCCGACTGACCCGGACACGCTGTTCGTCAGCCAGGGCTCCAACACCGGCCACGGCGGACGCGATACGAAGTGGAACAACCGGCCCGAACGCCTTCTGACCGCAGCCGTCCTGAAGGTCGAGGTCGATCGCCTGCCGCGACGTCGTCCTCTGGACGTGCGGCTGCCGGTGGAGCGTTCGAGTCCGTTCAAGGGCGGCGACTACGACCCGACGTCTGCCTCGGCGGCGGTGACGGTCCACGCGACGGGCATCCGCAGCGGGTACGACCTGCTGTGGCACTCGTCGGGCCGATTGCTCGTCGCCATCAATGGCGGCACGCGGGGCGGCAACGCGCCCGCGCTGATCGACGAGGCCGGGCGTGTCATCGAAGGCCCGGTCATGAGCGTGCCCGTCACGACGCCCGACACCCTCGCCGACGTCACGCAGGCCGGCAGCTACCACGGCCATCCGAATCCGGCGCGCGGCGAGCGCGTGCTCATGGGCGGCAACCCGACGGACGGCGACGATCCGTACGAGATCCCGGCCTACCCGATCGGCACGATGCCTGATCCGAACTTCACGATGCCCGTGATCAACTTCGGCAAGGGCTTCAGCGTCAACGGCCTGTTCGAGAGCACCGTCGGCGAAACGGCGGGCCTGATCTGGGCGACGCGCTACAGCGCAGGCGACGACGTCGTCCTCGTCCAA of the Planctomycetota bacterium genome contains:
- a CDS encoding Ig-like domain-containing protein; translated protein: AAFGLTLGLAADRFADYEIDRHGQRGSVPRVEQTFPIDGDTVPANLRAVRVELFLPTTGVGADPETATAKAVRLVDVASGELVASQATVAADGASVVLTPSEPLATDRAFRIEVTNKLRDASGQRFVPFTSTFTTSDTSTLPASSVAFERAETLLQLDRSIVTALVWQPGEGESRTLVAATADGRIFRYDVAPNGIDERPVVKTIPANNGGPRLVTGLAFDPRDSSRLWVSHTQMALTGADDFAGKLSVLSSRDFRSYEDRVVGLPRAYKDHANFDIAFDPTDPDTLFVSQGSNTGHGGRDTKWNNRPERLLTAAVLKVEVDRLPRRRPLDVRLPVERSSPFKGGDYDPTSASAAVTVHATGIRSGYDLLWHSSGRLLVAINGGTRGGNAPALIDEAGRVIEGPVMSVPVTTPDTLADVTQAGSYHGHPNPARGERVLMGGNPTDGDDPYEIPAYPIGTMPDPNFTMPVINFGKGFSVNGLFESTVGETAGLIWATRYSAGDDVVLVQVTGEPTVQTDIAGLTGLASPLNVVEDPRTGDLFVSEADANRLVRFKRRP